A genomic stretch from Aerococcaceae bacterium zg-1292 includes:
- a CDS encoding cyclic-di-AMP receptor, translating into MKLVIAVVQDQDKNILSDAFYEADIRATKLSSTGGFLRSGNTTFIIGIEEERVDEVLELIKVSCQAREQFISSPVNLDVSLDVTAAYPVKVKVGGATVFVLPIDEFLQF; encoded by the coding sequence ATGAAATTAGTCATAGCAGTCGTACAAGACCAAGATAAAAATATTTTAAGTGATGCATTTTATGAAGCAGATATTCGTGCTACCAAATTAAGCTCAACGGGCGGCTTTTTACGTTCAGGTAATACGACTTTTATTATCGGGATTGAAGAGGAACGTGTGGATGAAGTCTTAGAATTAATTAAAGTAAGCTGTCAAGCACGTGAACAATTTATTTCTTCGCCAGTTAACTTAGATGTGAGCCTTGATGTTACCGCAGCTTATCCAGTAAAAGTTAAGGTCGGTGGCGCGACGGTCTTTGTCTTACCAATCGATGAATTCCTACAATTTTAA
- a CDS encoding DUF972 family protein, with amino-acid sequence MEQQSVQRLIQTIQEQSLHYQDTVQQLTQAVLSLSEENNRLRMLNHELEDQLQQYVIEHLPEAHPIVQEQQPSHKKTTSGKERLQGFYDDGIHVCHELFGQRRQSDEECLFCQGIILGLDQV; translated from the coding sequence TTGGAGCAACAATCAGTACAACGTTTAATTCAAACAATTCAAGAACAGTCATTACATTATCAAGACACCGTGCAGCAGTTGACGCAGGCTGTCTTATCATTAAGTGAAGAAAATAATCGTTTACGAATGTTAAATCATGAATTAGAAGATCAATTACAACAGTATGTAATTGAGCATTTGCCAGAGGCGCATCCTATTGTCCAAGAACAACAGCCCTCCCATAAAAAAACAACGAGTGGTAAAGAAAGATTACAAGGGTTTTATGATGATGGCATTCACGTTTGTCATGAATTATTCGGACAACGGCGCCAGTCGGATGAGGAATGTTTATTTTGCCAAGGCATTATTTTGGGATTGGATCAAGTGTAA
- a CDS encoding tRNA1(Val) (adenine(37)-N6)-methyltransferase — MFILPRHYFGIGSSVMESVVLKEHERIDQLIREQRQIIQSKEFFSFSLDAVLLADFVRLPNRRSFRYLDFCSGNGIIPLLLSGRTTAKLEGIELQAPLVDMAQRSIQLNQLEHQITITQGDINQLSKPSIPYDIITCNPPYFLVESSKGLHHLTSHQLARHEVSLTMAQWIKKAGQLLRDKGRLYIVHRPERLDDLMEHLLAHQFSVHRIKFAHPKKEALANIVLIEAIYRGGRRGIRIEPPIIVHDNQHQYTKEMQAIYFGAG, encoded by the coding sequence ATGTTTATTTTGCCAAGGCATTATTTTGGGATTGGATCAAGTGTAATGGAATCAGTAGTTTTGAAAGAGCATGAACGCATTGACCAATTAATTCGTGAACAACGTCAAATTATTCAAAGTAAAGAATTCTTTTCATTTTCACTTGATGCTGTTTTATTAGCGGACTTTGTGCGGCTACCGAATCGCCGGAGCTTTCGTTACTTAGATTTTTGTTCCGGAAATGGAATTATCCCTCTCTTATTGAGTGGTCGGACAACGGCTAAGTTAGAAGGGATTGAATTGCAGGCGCCGCTCGTTGATATGGCACAGCGTAGTATTCAGCTTAACCAATTGGAACATCAAATCACTATCACACAAGGTGACATTAATCAATTAAGCAAGCCAAGTATTCCCTACGATATCATTACGTGTAACCCGCCTTATTTTTTAGTTGAATCCTCCAAAGGATTACATCATTTAACCAGCCATCAATTAGCGCGTCATGAAGTGTCACTGACGATGGCTCAATGGATTAAAAAAGCCGGACAATTATTACGCGATAAGGGAAGATTGTACATCGTGCATCGTCCGGAGCGTTTGGATGATTTGATGGAACATTTACTGGCGCATCAATTTTCAGTGCATCGTATCAAGTTTGCACATCCCAAAAAAGAGGCGTTAGCGAATATTGTGTTGATTGAAGCGATTTATCGCGGTGGCCGACGTGGGATTCGCATTGAGCCACCGATTATTGTTCATGATAATCAACATCAATATACAAAAGAAATGCAGGCGATTTATTTTGGTGCAGGATAA
- a CDS encoding GIY-YIG nuclease family protein, with product MIININIQKKCRRFILVQDKQHYFYVLYCQDDTLYGGYTNDLAKRLKTHQSGKGAKYTRVKTRHPLQLIYAERWGSKSQAMRQEYWFKQLKRYDKERYLGQAGIATLPTTQCVIVNKLERTSGKDDGESGR from the coding sequence ATGATAATCAACATCAATATACAAAAGAAATGCAGGCGATTTATTTTGGTGCAGGATAAGCAACATTATTTTTATGTCTTATATTGTCAAGACGATACCTTATATGGTGGGTACACGAATGATTTAGCAAAACGGCTAAAGACGCATCAAAGTGGTAAGGGTGCTAAGTATACGCGTGTGAAGACAAGACATCCGTTACAGTTGATTTATGCTGAACGCTGGGGTAGTAAGTCACAAGCGATGAGACAGGAGTACTGGTTTAAACAATTAAAACGTTATGATAAAGAGCGTTATTTAGGACAGGCTGGGATTGCAACCTTACCGACGACACAATGTGTGATTGTGAATAAGTTGGAGCGAACAAGTGGGAAAGATGATGGAGAGAGTGGGAGATAG